Proteins encoded within one genomic window of Streptomyces sp. NBC_01314:
- a CDS encoding YceI family protein yields MGIFGRNDTTTETVTATTSEVNPELAALTGDYTIDASHTAIGFTARHAMVTNVKGGFLDFSGSLHLDGSDPSRSTASIDVRMESIDTGNADRDGHLKSADFFKTEEFPTMTFRSTEAVALGGDDYRITGDLSILGTTKPLSIDLEFNGAAKDPFGNERVGFEGKAEILRSEWGLTWNAALETGGVLVSDKIKLTFDISAIRNAG; encoded by the coding sequence ATGGGCATCTTCGGCCGCAACGACACGACCACCGAGACCGTCACGGCGACCACCTCCGAGGTGAACCCCGAGCTCGCCGCGCTGACCGGTGACTACACGATCGACGCGTCCCACACCGCGATCGGTTTCACGGCCCGCCATGCCATGGTCACCAACGTCAAGGGCGGCTTCCTCGACTTCTCCGGCAGCCTGCACCTGGACGGCTCGGACCCGTCCCGGTCCACCGCCTCCATCGACGTCAGGATGGAGAGCATCGACACCGGCAACGCCGACCGTGACGGTCACCTGAAGAGCGCGGACTTCTTCAAGACGGAGGAGTTCCCCACGATGACCTTCCGCTCCACCGAGGCGGTGGCCCTCGGCGGCGACGACTACCGCATCACCGGTGACCTCTCCATCCTCGGCACGACCAAGCCGCTCAGCATCGACCTGGAGTTCAACGGCGCGGCCAAGGACCCCTTCGGCAACGAGCGCGTCGGCTTCGAGGGCAAGGCGGAGATCCTGCGCTCCGAGTGGGGCCTCACCTGGAACGCGGCGCTCGAGACGGGCGGCGTCCTGGTGTCGGACAAGATCAAGCTGACCTTCGACATCTCGGCGATCCGGAACGCGGGCTGA
- a CDS encoding polysaccharide lyase 8 family protein: MGMTPTRRTVLLLAATLATAPTPTAYTADRHAADGYDTLRHRWLTIALGAGYDPAAEPYATRLRETGDLAHAFRAAMAPTAGSLWPGHPFDPPAGITQSYSRLWTMAQAYAQPGTGSTGDTALLADVLRGLDHLTATVYNPTTTRYGNWWEWQIGSPRLLLDIVAALYDELTPTRRADACAAIDHFIPDSTLREYTGTSTGANRVDLCRSVALRGVLGRAPEKIALARDALSPVFPYVTRGDGLYADGSFVQHTWVAYAGTYGQVLLDGLGRLFALLAGSTWEVTDPNRQIVLDSVERAYAPLLHDGLVMDSVNGRAISRGYLKDDDRHIMRSDHFHGQGIIAAIALLALGATTAERERWHGRIKGWIERDTVTPILTARQFGVADLARLHAVAASPVAAAPDPVGHRLFPAMDRAVHRRPDFTVNIAMASDRIAHYECGNGENPRGWHTGAGTTLWWAEGHGDQYTNWFWPTVDWYRLPGTTVSTKRLADKEGGEWGAPKPAARWVGGTTDGEYAAIGQHLEGLGSTLRARKSWFCVADAVICLGAGISCADGVPVETVVDNRNLGEVVGAAPQPLVRGRRWVHLEGHGGWVFPVGPPGEAPRTLREDRTGAWSDINLTSTAERRTRRWQTLWLDHGTDPVDASYVYLLMPGAPRRAVAARAADRRWLSILANDSTRQAVHVPSLGLTAANFWQSGTAGPLTASAGASVLLRRRGRTATLCVSEPPRSGEPVEITWHGPVRGVVRADEPVEVLEAIPGRLRLRVTPGTACATHTCDLTLA, translated from the coding sequence ATGGGCATGACCCCCACCCGCCGTACCGTCCTGCTCCTCGCCGCGACCCTGGCGACGGCGCCCACCCCCACCGCGTACACGGCCGACCGGCACGCCGCCGACGGGTACGACACCCTCCGCCACCGCTGGCTGACCATCGCGCTCGGCGCCGGATACGATCCCGCCGCCGAGCCCTACGCCACCCGCCTGCGTGAGACCGGAGACCTCGCCCACGCCTTCCGCGCGGCCATGGCGCCCACCGCCGGCTCCCTCTGGCCGGGCCACCCCTTCGACCCGCCCGCCGGGATCACCCAGAGCTACAGCCGCCTCTGGACGATGGCCCAGGCGTACGCGCAGCCGGGCACCGGCTCGACCGGCGACACCGCCCTCCTCGCGGACGTCCTGCGCGGCCTCGACCACCTGACCGCGACGGTCTACAACCCCACCACCACCCGCTACGGCAACTGGTGGGAGTGGCAGATCGGCAGCCCCCGCCTCCTGCTGGACATCGTCGCCGCCCTGTACGACGAGCTGACGCCCACCAGGAGGGCCGACGCCTGCGCGGCGATCGACCACTTCATCCCCGACTCGACGCTCCGTGAGTACACCGGCACCTCCACGGGCGCCAACCGCGTCGACCTCTGCCGCTCCGTGGCCCTGCGCGGCGTCCTCGGCCGCGCCCCCGAGAAGATCGCCCTGGCCCGGGACGCCCTCTCGCCCGTCTTCCCGTACGTCACCCGGGGGGACGGGCTGTACGCCGACGGTTCGTTCGTGCAGCACACCTGGGTCGCCTACGCGGGCACGTACGGGCAGGTCCTGCTCGACGGCCTGGGGCGGCTCTTCGCGCTGCTGGCCGGATCGACCTGGGAGGTGACCGACCCGAACCGGCAGATCGTCCTCGACAGCGTGGAACGGGCGTACGCGCCGCTCCTCCATGACGGGCTGGTGATGGACAGCGTCAACGGCCGCGCCATCAGCCGGGGGTACCTGAAGGACGACGACCGGCACATCATGCGGAGCGACCACTTCCACGGGCAGGGGATCATCGCGGCGATCGCGCTGCTCGCGCTCGGCGCGACCACGGCCGAACGCGAGCGGTGGCACGGCCGGATCAAGGGGTGGATCGAACGCGACACGGTCACACCGATCCTCACGGCGAGACAGTTCGGCGTCGCGGACCTGGCCCGGCTGCACGCCGTCGCCGCGTCACCGGTCGCCGCCGCGCCGGACCCCGTCGGCCACCGTCTCTTCCCCGCCATGGACAGAGCCGTGCACCGCCGCCCCGACTTCACGGTGAACATCGCCATGGCCTCCGACCGCATCGCCCACTACGAGTGCGGCAACGGCGAGAACCCGCGCGGCTGGCACACGGGCGCGGGGACGACCCTCTGGTGGGCCGAGGGACACGGCGACCAGTACACGAACTGGTTCTGGCCCACCGTCGACTGGTACCGCCTCCCCGGTACGACCGTCTCCACCAAGCGGCTCGCCGACAAGGAGGGCGGCGAATGGGGCGCGCCGAAGCCCGCCGCACGATGGGTCGGCGGCACCACGGACGGGGAGTACGCGGCGATCGGCCAGCACCTCGAAGGGCTCGGCTCCACCCTCCGGGCCCGCAAGTCCTGGTTCTGCGTCGCCGACGCCGTCATCTGCCTGGGGGCGGGGATCAGCTGCGCGGACGGGGTGCCGGTGGAGACGGTGGTCGACAACCGGAACCTGGGGGAGGTGGTGGGCGCGGCCCCGCAGCCCCTCGTACGAGGCCGGCGCTGGGTCCACCTCGAAGGCCACGGTGGCTGGGTCTTCCCGGTCGGCCCTCCGGGCGAAGCCCCGCGCACCCTGCGCGAGGACCGCACCGGCGCCTGGTCCGACATCAACCTCACCAGTACGGCCGAACGCCGCACCCGGCGCTGGCAGACCCTCTGGCTGGACCACGGCACCGATCCGGTGGACGCCTCCTACGTCTATCTCCTCATGCCCGGAGCGCCCCGCCGGGCCGTGGCGGCCCGGGCCGCCGACCGGCGCTGGTTGTCGATCCTCGCCAACGACAGCACACGCCAGGCCGTCCACGTCCCCTCGCTCGGTCTGACGGCCGCCAACTTCTGGCAGTCCGGCACGGCGGGCCCGCTGACCGCCTCCGCCGGGGCGAGCGTGCTGCTGCGCCGCCGGGGGCGGACCGCTACCCTCTGCGTGAGCGAACCGCCGCGCTCGGGCGAACCGGTGGAGATCACGTGGCACGGACCGGTCCGTGGGGTCGTCCGGGCGGACGAACCGGTCGAGGTGCTGGAGGCGATTCCCGGCCGGCTACGGCTCCGCGTCACCCCCGGCACGGCCTGCGCCACGCACACCTGTGACCTGACTCTCGCCTGA
- a CDS encoding aminoglycoside phosphotransferase family protein — protein MIDITADLVRALISAQFPDWRELPVRPVDRQGWDNRTFRLGDELTVRLPSAEGYVAAVAKEDRCLPELARQLPLPVPEPVALGRPGAGYPFSWSVRRWLPGDTVEVATGVDRTRLARDLGDFLSELREAPLGRGPAAGRHSYFRGCHPSVYGDEVEAALERLADLVDVAACRAVWAEALTSAWPSPPTWFHGDVAVGNLLTTDGTLSAVIDFGSSGVGDPACDLVMAWTYFTGEERKIFREAAGLSDDAWRRARGWALWKALATMAGLSGPDAEGRQRRVLERVLEDPVVA, from the coding sequence GTGATCGACATCACCGCTGACCTCGTACGCGCACTGATCTCGGCCCAGTTCCCCGACTGGCGCGAGCTGCCCGTCAGGCCCGTCGACCGGCAGGGCTGGGACAACCGCACCTTCAGACTCGGCGATGAGCTGACGGTCCGGCTGCCCAGCGCGGAGGGCTATGTGGCCGCCGTGGCGAAGGAGGACCGCTGTCTGCCCGAACTGGCCCGGCAGCTGCCCCTGCCCGTGCCGGAGCCGGTAGCCCTCGGGCGGCCGGGGGCGGGGTACCCGTTCTCGTGGTCGGTACGACGGTGGCTCCCGGGTGACACGGTCGAGGTCGCGACGGGCGTCGACCGGACGCGGCTGGCCCGCGATCTCGGCGACTTCCTGAGCGAACTGCGCGAGGCCCCGCTCGGCCGGGGCCCGGCGGCCGGACGGCACTCGTATTTTCGCGGCTGCCATCCCAGCGTGTACGGCGACGAGGTCGAAGCGGCCCTGGAGAGGCTGGCGGACCTCGTCGACGTCGCCGCCTGCCGCGCCGTCTGGGCGGAGGCGCTGACCTCCGCCTGGCCGTCGCCGCCGACGTGGTTCCACGGTGATGTCGCCGTCGGGAACCTCCTCACCACGGACGGCACCCTCTCCGCCGTCATCGACTTCGGCTCCTCCGGCGTGGGCGACCCCGCCTGCGACCTCGTCATGGCCTGGACCTACTTCACCGGCGAGGAACGGAAGATCTTCCGCGAAGCGGCCGGTCTCTCCGACGACGCCTGGCGCCGGGCCCGCGGCTGGGCGCTGTGGAAGGCCCTGGCGACCATGGCGGGTCTGTCCGGCCCCGATGCGGAGGGGAGGCAGCGCAGGGTGCTCGAACGGGTGCTGGAGGATCCGGTTGTGGCGTAG
- a CDS encoding serine protease, translated as MKRLITALKRCAAVGAAALAIASLQPVSAAEAAPAPVVGGTRAAQGEFPFMVRLSMGCGGALYTQQIVLTAAHCVGATGNNTSYTATAGVVDLQNTSGRVQVRSTKVYRAPGYNGNGKDWALIKLASPINLPTLKIATTTAYNTGTFTVAGWGAATQGGSQQRYQLKATVPFVSDATCRSYSGYSGLIASEEICAGYAAGGVDTCQGDSGGPMFRRDDANQWVQVGIVSWGIGCAQPNAPGVYSEVSTFASQIASAAATL; from the coding sequence TTGAAGCGACTCATCACCGCTCTGAAGAGATGTGCGGCTGTCGGTGCCGCCGCGCTCGCGATCGCCAGTCTGCAGCCCGTGTCGGCGGCCGAGGCCGCGCCGGCGCCGGTGGTCGGCGGAACACGTGCCGCGCAGGGCGAGTTCCCGTTCATGGTCCGGTTGTCGATGGGCTGTGGCGGCGCGCTGTACACGCAGCAGATCGTGCTCACGGCCGCGCACTGTGTGGGCGCGACCGGCAACAACACCAGCTACACGGCCACGGCCGGCGTCGTGGACCTCCAGAACACCAGCGGCCGGGTCCAGGTCCGCTCGACCAAGGTGTACCGGGCCCCCGGCTACAACGGTAACGGCAAGGACTGGGCGCTCATCAAGCTGGCCTCGCCCATCAACCTCCCGACGCTGAAGATCGCCACGACCACGGCGTACAACACCGGCACCTTCACGGTCGCCGGCTGGGGCGCGGCCACCCAGGGCGGCTCGCAGCAGCGGTACCAGCTCAAGGCGACCGTGCCGTTCGTGAGCGACGCGACCTGCCGTTCGTACAGCGGCTACAGCGGGCTCATCGCCAGCGAGGAGATCTGCGCCGGGTACGCGGCGGGCGGCGTCGACACCTGCCAGGGTGACTCGGGCGGTCCCATGTTCCGCCGGGACGATGCCAACCAGTGGGTGCAGGTCGGCATCGTCAGCTGGGGCATAGGCTGCGCCCAGCCCAACGCCCCCGGTGTCTACTCCGAGGTCTCCACCTTCGCGTCCCAGATCGCCTCGGCTGCGGCCACTCTCTGA
- a CDS encoding purple acid phosphatase family protein gives MTLPSRGTPPGPPVPDFGIPPQLARRMSMAEQHEYLRTKLTRRRTLVTAGSLAAGGLLTGCGGSASPGRPNSTTSAPAPATSKPPGSAVTPFGRHLAFGGDPKTEMRISWQVPLAVKKPYVRVGLKPEELSRKIDAEVRDLHTPGVEGVRLELEQYYLHAALDGLRPGTTYYYGVGHEGFDPASPAHRSTIGTFRTAPAAPEKFVFTAFGDQGVGKAAAANDNLIVRQKPAFHLHAGDICYANGNGKGVESDGYDPGFWDLFLKQNESVARSVPWMVTMGNHDMEAWYSPDGYGGQLARWSLPDNGFDPRSAPGVYAFTYGNVGFVALDANDVSYEIPANFGYTDGRQTTWLDRKLGELRAAKDVDFIVVFFHHCAYSTSAHASDGGIRDTWLPLFAKHQVDLVINGHNHVYERTDAVKDGEVGRAVPIGASTDPTRDGIVYVTAGGGGRDLYGFPSGVKESYEGHVTRHDAVETFEWTRSRRSRAETVEWSRVRYRGFSLLSVEAESGARPVLKVSALAQTGERIDHFEVRRGT, from the coding sequence ATGACCCTGCCCTCCAGGGGGACACCCCCCGGACCCCCCGTACCCGACTTCGGCATCCCGCCGCAGCTCGCGCGCCGGATGAGCATGGCCGAGCAGCACGAGTACCTGCGTACGAAGCTGACGCGGCGCCGCACCCTGGTGACGGCGGGCTCGTTGGCGGCGGGCGGGCTGCTGACCGGCTGCGGCGGCTCCGCTTCGCCGGGCAGGCCGAACTCGACGACCTCGGCCCCGGCGCCCGCCACCTCGAAGCCGCCCGGTTCCGCCGTCACCCCCTTCGGCCGCCATCTGGCCTTCGGCGGTGACCCGAAGACGGAGATGCGGATCTCCTGGCAGGTACCGCTCGCGGTGAAGAAGCCGTACGTGCGGGTGGGCCTGAAGCCCGAGGAGCTGAGCCGGAAGATCGACGCCGAGGTCCGCGACCTGCACACGCCGGGGGTCGAGGGCGTGCGTCTGGAGCTGGAGCAGTACTACCTGCACGCGGCCCTGGACGGCCTGCGCCCCGGCACGACGTACTACTACGGCGTCGGCCACGAGGGCTTCGACCCGGCCTCCCCGGCCCACCGCTCGACGATCGGCACCTTCCGTACGGCGCCGGCCGCCCCCGAGAAGTTCGTGTTCACCGCGTTCGGCGACCAGGGCGTCGGCAAGGCGGCTGCCGCCAACGACAACCTGATCGTCCGCCAGAAGCCCGCCTTCCATCTGCACGCCGGCGACATCTGCTACGCGAACGGCAACGGCAAGGGCGTGGAGTCGGACGGCTACGACCCCGGGTTCTGGGACCTGTTCCTCAAGCAGAACGAGTCGGTGGCCAGGTCCGTGCCGTGGATGGTGACGATGGGCAACCACGACATGGAGGCCTGGTACTCGCCGGACGGCTACGGCGGCCAGCTCGCCCGCTGGTCCCTCCCGGACAACGGCTTCGACCCGCGTTCGGCGCCGGGGGTGTACGCGTTCACCTACGGCAACGTCGGCTTCGTGGCGCTGGACGCGAACGACGTGTCGTACGAGATCCCCGCCAACTTCGGCTACACGGACGGCCGGCAGACCACGTGGCTGGACAGGAAACTGGGTGAGCTGCGGGCGGCGAAGGACGTCGACTTCATCGTCGTCTTCTTCCACCACTGCGCCTACTCGACGTCGGCGCACGCCTCCGACGGCGGCATCCGCGACACGTGGCTGCCACTGTTCGCCAAGCATCAGGTGGACCTGGTGATCAACGGCCACAACCACGTCTACGAGCGGACCGACGCCGTCAAGGACGGCGAGGTCGGCAGGGCGGTACCCATCGGCGCGTCGACGGACCCGACCCGCGACGGGATCGTGTACGTCACGGCGGGCGGCGGCGGACGTGATCTGTACGGCTTCCCGTCCGGCGTGAAGGAGAGCTACGAGGGGCACGTCACCCGGCACGACGCCGTCGAGACCTTCGAGTGGACCAGGTCGCGCAGGTCGAGGGCGGAGACGGTGGAGTGGTCACGGGTGCGCTACCGGGGCTTCTCGCTGCTCTCGGTGGAGGCGGAGAGCGGCGCGCGACCGGTCCTGAAGGTGTCCGCGCTGGCGCAGACCGGCGAGCGCATCGACCACTTCGAGGTGCGGCGCGGCACGTAG
- a CDS encoding YdeI family protein, whose product MTTPEGTEPRAFPDADHLDAWLTAHPAPGTDGLWVKVAKKGTGTRSVGAGEVNDVALCHGWITGNRRRLDEAYFLQRITPRRRGSDWSMVNVRRVGELTAAGRMRAGGLAEVAAARADGRWAAAYESQKEAGVPEDLAAALDDNPRARQAFERLGRTDRYLVVLGLLKARTPRTRAARLRTALAGLEADPDRT is encoded by the coding sequence ATGACCACTCCCGAAGGCACGGAACCCCGCGCGTTCCCCGACGCCGACCACCTCGACGCCTGGCTGACCGCGCACCCCGCACCGGGCACCGACGGCCTCTGGGTCAAGGTCGCCAAGAAGGGGACCGGTACGCGCTCCGTCGGCGCCGGTGAGGTCAATGACGTGGCCCTCTGCCACGGCTGGATCACGGGCAACCGGCGACGCCTCGACGAGGCGTACTTCCTGCAGCGGATCACCCCGCGCAGGCGGGGCAGCGACTGGTCGATGGTGAACGTGCGGCGGGTGGGGGAGCTGACCGCCGCCGGGCGGATGCGGGCCGGTGGCCTCGCGGAGGTGGCCGCGGCGCGGGCGGACGGGCGGTGGGCGGCGGCATACGAGTCGCAGAAGGAGGCGGGCGTACCCGAGGACCTGGCGGCGGCACTCGACGACAACCCCCGTGCCCGGCAGGCTTTCGAGCGGCTGGGGAGGACGGACCGGTATCTCGTCGTACTGGGGCTGCTCAAGGCCCGGACACCTCGCACCCGGGCCGCCCGGCTGCGGACCGCGCTCGCCGGACTGGAGGCCGACCCGGATCGCACCTGA
- a CDS encoding branched-chain amino acid aminotransferase produces MTPTIELKPSASPLSAAERDAVLADPGFGRHFTDHMVAIKWTEGRGWHDGQLVPYAPLSLDPATMVLHYAQEIFEGLKAYRQPDGSVATFRPEKNALRFQSSARRLGMPELPVETFIEACDALVRQDQAWVPAHGGEESLYLRPFMIATEVGLGVKPANEYLFLVIASPAGAYFPGGVKPVSIWVSEDHVRAVPGGMGDAKTGGNYAASLLAQAEAAAEGCAQVCYLDAVERKWVEELGGMNLYFVYGDRIVTPSLTGSILEGVTRDSLLTVAADLGYSADEGRVSIDQWQADSESGALTEVFACGTAAVITPVGTVKRTGAAWQQSAGEPGPVTLKLREALLNIQRGTVEDKHGWMHDLG; encoded by the coding sequence ATGACGCCCACGATCGAGCTCAAGCCCTCCGCCAGTCCGCTCTCCGCCGCGGAGCGCGACGCGGTCCTGGCCGACCCCGGCTTCGGCCGCCACTTCACCGACCACATGGTCGCCATCAAGTGGACCGAGGGCCGCGGCTGGCACGACGGCCAGCTCGTTCCGTACGCGCCGCTCTCCCTCGACCCGGCCACCATGGTCCTGCACTACGCGCAGGAGATCTTCGAGGGACTGAAGGCCTACCGGCAGCCGGACGGGTCCGTCGCCACCTTCCGGCCGGAGAAGAACGCCCTGCGCTTCCAGTCCTCCGCCCGCCGGCTCGGTATGCCGGAGCTGCCGGTGGAGACGTTCATCGAGGCCTGTGACGCGCTGGTCCGGCAGGACCAGGCCTGGGTCCCGGCCCACGGCGGCGAGGAGTCCCTCTACCTGCGCCCCTTCATGATCGCCACCGAGGTCGGCCTGGGCGTCAAGCCGGCCAACGAGTACCTCTTCCTGGTCATCGCCTCCCCGGCCGGCGCCTACTTCCCCGGCGGCGTGAAGCCCGTCTCCATCTGGGTCTCCGAGGACCACGTCCGCGCCGTCCCCGGCGGCATGGGCGACGCCAAGACCGGCGGCAACTACGCGGCCTCCCTGCTCGCCCAGGCCGAGGCGGCCGCCGAGGGCTGCGCCCAGGTCTGCTACCTCGACGCGGTCGAGCGCAAGTGGGTCGAGGAACTCGGCGGCATGAACCTGTACTTCGTGTACGGCGACCGCATCGTCACCCCGTCCCTCACCGGCTCGATCCTGGAGGGCGTCACCCGCGACTCCCTGCTGACGGTCGCCGCCGATCTCGGTTACAGCGCGGACGAGGGCCGTGTCTCCATCGACCAGTGGCAGGCCGACTCCGAGAGCGGCGCCCTCACCGAGGTCTTCGCCTGTGGCACGGCCGCCGTCATCACCCCCGTCGGCACGGTCAAGCGCACCGGCGCCGCCTGGCAGCAGTCCGCCGGCGAGCCCGGCCCTGTCACCCTCAAGCTCCGCGAGGCCCTGCTGAACATCCAGCGCGGCACGGTGGAGGACAAGCACGGATGGATGCACGACCTGGGCTGA
- a CDS encoding 3-isopropylmalate dehydrogenase, translated as MSRSLNLAVIPGDGIGQEVVAQGLKVLSAVLPQDVKLETKEYDFGAQRYHATGETLTDADVAALKQHDAILLGAIGDPSVPSGVLERGFLLKLRFLFDHHVNLRPSKLLPGVETPLKGQPEIDFIVVREGTEGPYTGNGGTIRKGTEHEVATEVSVNTAFGVERVVRDAFARAQARPRKKLTLVHKNNVLAFAGHLWTNVFNKVAEEFPEVTTDYIHVDAATIYLVTDPARFDVIVTDNLFGDIITDLAAAVSGGIGVAASGNINPAGEFPSMFEPVHGSAPDIAGQGKADPSATVLSVALLLRHLGYEAEATRIEEAVSADLAERVGKPARSTDEIGDALAVRVAG; from the coding sequence ATGTCTCGCAGCCTCAATCTCGCAGTGATCCCCGGTGACGGCATCGGTCAGGAAGTCGTGGCCCAGGGGCTCAAGGTCCTCTCCGCCGTCCTTCCGCAGGACGTGAAGCTGGAGACCAAGGAGTACGACTTCGGCGCCCAGCGCTACCACGCCACCGGTGAGACCCTCACCGACGCCGACGTGGCCGCGCTCAAGCAGCACGACGCGATCCTGCTCGGCGCGATCGGCGACCCGAGCGTCCCCTCCGGGGTCCTGGAGCGTGGCTTCCTGCTGAAGCTCCGCTTCCTCTTCGACCACCACGTCAACCTGCGGCCGAGCAAGCTGCTCCCGGGTGTCGAGACTCCCCTCAAGGGCCAGCCCGAGATCGACTTCATCGTGGTCCGTGAGGGCACCGAGGGCCCGTACACGGGCAACGGCGGCACGATCCGCAAGGGCACCGAGCACGAGGTCGCCACCGAGGTCTCCGTGAACACGGCCTTCGGTGTCGAGCGCGTGGTCCGTGACGCGTTCGCCCGCGCCCAGGCGCGCCCGCGCAAGAAGCTCACCCTCGTCCACAAGAACAACGTGCTGGCCTTCGCCGGTCACCTGTGGACGAACGTCTTCAACAAGGTGGCCGAGGAGTTCCCCGAGGTCACCACCGATTACATCCACGTCGACGCGGCGACGATCTACCTGGTCACCGACCCGGCCCGCTTCGACGTGATCGTGACCGACAACCTCTTCGGCGACATCATCACCGACCTCGCCGCGGCCGTCTCCGGCGGCATCGGTGTCGCCGCCTCCGGCAACATCAACCCGGCCGGCGAGTTTCCGTCCATGTTCGAGCCCGTGCACGGCTCGGCCCCGGACATCGCAGGCCAGGGCAAGGCCGACCCCTCCGCCACGGTCCTGTCCGTCGCTCTGCTCCTGCGTCACCTCGGTTACGAGGCCGAGGCCACGCGTATCGAGGAGGCCGTCTCCGCCGACCTCGCGGAGCGCGTCGGCAAGCCCGCCCGTTCGACGGACGAGATCGGCGACGCCCTCGCCGTACGAGTAGCCGGCTGA
- the cimA gene encoding citramalate synthase: MTETSELDDSFHVFDTTLRDGAQREGINLTVADKLAIARHLDDFGVGFIEGGWPGANPRDTEFFARAQKEIDFKHAQLVAFGATRRAGGKASEDPQVKALLDSGAPVITLVAKSHDRHVELALRTTLDENLEMVRDTVSHLRAQGRRVFLDCEHFFDGYRANPEYAKAVVRTASEAGADVVILCDTNGGMLPAQVQAVVSTVLADTGARLGMHAQDDTGCAVANTLAAVDAGATHVQCTANGYGERVGNSNLFPVVAALELKYGKKVLPEGSLREMTRISHAIAEVVNLTPSTHQPYVGVSAFAHKAGLHASAIKVDPDLYQHIDPEQVGNTMRMLVSDMAGRASIELKGKELGVDLGDDRELVGRVVERVKERELRGYTYEAADASFEILLRDEVAGKPQRYFRTESWRVIVEDRPDGSHANEATVKLWSKSERIVATAEGNGPVNALDRALRVALEKIYPQLAKLELVDYKVRILEGKHGTNSTTRVLISTTDGTGEWSTVGVADNVIAASWQALEDAYTYGLLRAGVEPAE; the protein is encoded by the coding sequence ATGACGGAAACCAGCGAGCTCGACGACTCGTTCCACGTCTTCGACACCACCCTGCGCGACGGCGCCCAGCGTGAGGGCATCAACCTCACGGTCGCGGACAAGCTGGCCATCGCACGGCACCTGGACGACTTCGGCGTCGGCTTCATCGAGGGCGGCTGGCCCGGCGCGAACCCGCGCGACACCGAGTTCTTCGCCCGCGCGCAGAAGGAGATCGACTTCAAGCACGCCCAGCTGGTCGCCTTCGGCGCCACCCGCCGCGCCGGCGGCAAGGCGAGCGAGGACCCGCAGGTCAAGGCCCTGCTTGACTCCGGTGCCCCGGTCATCACCCTGGTCGCCAAGTCGCACGACCGGCACGTCGAACTGGCGCTGCGCACCACACTCGACGAGAACCTGGAAATGGTCCGCGACACCGTCTCCCACCTGCGCGCGCAGGGCCGCCGGGTCTTTCTCGACTGCGAGCACTTCTTCGACGGCTACCGCGCCAACCCCGAGTACGCCAAGGCCGTCGTCCGCACCGCCTCGGAGGCCGGCGCCGACGTGGTGATCCTCTGCGACACCAACGGCGGCATGCTCCCCGCACAGGTCCAGGCGGTCGTGTCGACGGTGCTGGCCGACACCGGCGCCCGGCTCGGCATGCACGCCCAGGACGACACCGGCTGCGCGGTCGCCAACACCCTGGCCGCCGTCGACGCGGGCGCGACCCACGTCCAGTGCACCGCCAACGGCTACGGCGAGCGCGTCGGCAACTCCAACCTCTTCCCGGTCGTCGCCGCCCTGGAGCTGAAGTACGGCAAGAAGGTCCTCCCCGAAGGCTCGCTGCGCGAGATGACGAGGATCTCGCACGCGATCGCCGAGGTCGTCAACCTCACCCCCTCGACTCACCAGCCGTACGTCGGTGTCTCCGCCTTCGCGCACAAGGCCGGCCTGCACGCCTCCGCGATCAAGGTCGACCCGGACCTGTACCAGCACATCGATCCCGAGCAGGTCGGCAACACCATGCGGATGCTGGTCTCCGACATGGCGGGCCGCGCCTCCATCGAGCTGAAGGGCAAGGAGCTGGGCGTCGACCTCGGCGACGACCGCGAGCTGGTCGGCCGGGTCGTCGAGCGGGTCAAGGAGCGTGAGCTCAGGGGTTACACCTACGAGGCCGCCGACGCGAGCTTCGAGATCCTGCTGCGCGACGAGGTCGCGGGCAAGCCCCAGCGGTACTTCCGCACCGAGTCCTGGCGGGTCATCGTCGAGGACCGCCCCGACGGCAGCCACGCCAACGAGGCCACCGTCAAGCTGTGGTCCAAGAGCGAGCGCATCGTCGCCACCGCCGAGGGCAACGGACCCGTCAACGCGCTCGACCGCGCCCTCCGTGTCGCCCTGGAGAAGATCTACCCCCAGCTCGCCAAGCTGGAGCTGGTCGACTACAAGGTCCGCATCCTGGAGGGCAAGCACGGCACCAACTCCACGACCCGCGTCCTCATCTCCACGACGGACGGCACGGGCGAGTGGTCCACGGTGGGCGTCGCCGACAACGTGATCGCCGCGTCGTGGCAGGCGCTGGAGGACGCGTACACGTACGGGCTGCTGCGGGCGGGCGTGGAACCGGCGGAGTAG